One window of Phalacrocorax carbo chromosome 1, bPhaCar2.1, whole genome shotgun sequence genomic DNA carries:
- the LOC104045511 gene encoding secreted frizzled-related protein 2 → MFWTAKILVLALSGFLRVATGFDIGLSTKCVVIPKEMDMCHKIGYSEMRLPNLMGHTSMAEVILKSTSWQHLAHTDCHPHVRTFLCSLFAPVCLDTFIHPCRSMCVAVHESCAPVLACHGHSWPDSLDCDRFPADEDMCLASLTKEYKYLHKVLPKPACQACPAVEEFFTHKRVLEVFCDNNFAVKVKLSKKRTVFGDKEYNIECQVEFITQGSLLPYETQSMIQQWLLINENCTQRMTPTHHPMVYLLVGNIEEGIILVNQVYRWQRRDSQLTLATQKWRYHKCL, encoded by the exons ATGTTCTGGACTGCAAAAATACTTGTTCTTGCTCTGAGCGGTTTCCTAAGAGTGGCAACAGGCTTTGACATTGGATTATCCACAAAATGTGTAGTGATACCCAAGGAGATGGACATGTGCCACAAGATTGGGTACTCCGAAATGAGGCTTCCCAACCTGATGGGACACACAAGCATGGCAGAGGTTATCCTAAAATCCACCAGCTGGCAGCACCTTGCGCACACAGACTGTCACCCTCACGTGAGGACATTCCTGTGCTCCCTCTTTGCACCCGTCTGTTTAGATAC GTTTATCCATCCCTGTAGGAGTATGTGTGTTGCCGTCCATGAGAGCTGCGCCCCAGTGCTCGCCTGCCACGGACACTCCTGGCCTGACAGTCTGGACTGTGATCGATTCCCTGCAGACGAGGACATGTGCCTGGCATCTCTTACAAAGGAATACAAATACTTGCACAAAG TCTTACCAAAGCCTGCCTGCCAGGCCTGCCCAGCAGTGGAGGAATTCTTCACACACAAAAGAGTTCTTGAAGTTTTCTGTGACAATAACTTTG caGTGAAAGTAAAGCTGTCCAAAAAGAGAACAGTATTTGGTGACAAAGAGTATAACATTGAATGCCAAGTGGAATTCATTACCCAGGGGTCACTCTTGCCATATGAAACTCAGAGTATGATACAACAGTGGCTGCTTATCAATGAAAACTGTACACAGAGGATGACTCCAACCCATCATCCCATGGTGTACCTCCTTGTGGGGAATATTGAAGAAGGCATCATTTTAGTAAATCAGGTTTATCGTTGGCAAAGGAGGGACTCCCAGCTGACTTTGGCCACCCAGAAGTGGAGATACCATAAATGCTTGTAA